In Clostridium thermosuccinogenes, the genomic stretch CAGAAGCATCTGTTGGATGTGCTAATGGTGCTGAGGGAATTATGCTGAGCATAGCCGGCACCGACAAGGTCTACCTTGCCTGTGGAAGTACCGACATGCGTAAGTCTATCGATGGCCTGGCTGCCATCGTCCAGCAAAGCTTCGCATTAGACCCCTTCTCGTCTTGTCTATTTGTGTTCTGCAATAAAAAACGTGATAAGCTTAAAATCCTCCAATGGGAACATAATGGTTTCTGGCTATATTACCGGAGGCTTGAAAAAGGCAAATTCCAATGGCCTAAAGAAAGTTGCGGCACTCCAATGAAGGTTGGTGTCCGTGAACTGGGTTGGCTGCTGGATGGACTATCCTTGGAGCAGAAGCAGGCACACAAAAAAGTGACAGTAAGTGCAGTAATATGAATACTTTCAAGACAAAAATATTTATATTTTTTATCATTTTCCTGGAAAAAACCGTAGAAAAATGATATAATAAAATTATGGAAAACACAGTGAAATCAACGGTTACAATAGAAAAACTCCAAACAGAAATTGAAATATTGAAGCAGGAAAAAGCCGAGCTTGAAGCAAAACTCAAATGGTTTGAAGAACAATTCCGGCTGCATCAGCATAAGCTTTTTGGGCGTTCAAGTGAAAAGACGGAAGTCCCTGAACAGCTAAATCTTTTCAACGAGGCGGAATCAGAAGCCAAGCCTGCAGTTCCCGAACCAACATTAGAGGAAATTACATATAAACGTCGTAAAAAGCAGGGGCACAGAGAAGAAATGCTTAAAGACATTCCTGTAGAGACCATAGAGTATCGCTTGCCTGAAGAAGAGCAGGTTTGTGATTGCTGTGGCGGCAAACTGCATGAAATGAGCAAGGAAGTAAGGCGGGAAATAGAAATTATTCCGGCTCAGGTGCGTGTAAAGGAACATGTGCAGTATGTATATGGCTGCCGTAATTGCGAGAAGAATGAAATATCTACACCGATAGTAACAGCCCCAATGCCAAAGCCGGCACTTCCTGGAAGCCTGGCTTCGGCATCCGCCATAGCTCATGTAATGACGGAGAAATTTGTAAAAGGGCTTCCTCTTTATCGTCAAGAGCAGGACTGGGAGAGGATGGGGATTGAAATATCCAGGCAAACCATGGCGAACTGGATGATACAAAGCTCCGACAGGTGGCTGCGGCCGATATATGAACGAATGCGGGAACACTTGCAGCAAAGGGACATCCTCCATTCCGATGATACTACCCTCCAAGTACTCAAGGAACCCGGGCGAGCCGCAGATTCAACCTCCTACATGTGGCTATACCGGACCGGCCGGGAAGGGCCTCCGATTATTCTTTATGACTACCAAACTACCAGGGCTGGCAAACATCCTAAAAAATTTCTTGAAGGATTCAAAGGTTACCTTCATACGGATGGGTATGATGGTTATAGTGGCATGCCCGGAATCATCCAGGTTGGTTGCTGGGCACATGCAAGGCGTTATTTTGTCGACGCCTTAAAAGCCATGCCTCCAAAAAAAGATGACAAGCCCACAGTAACAGAAGAAGGTTTGGCATTTTGCAATAACTTGTTTGAGATAGAAAAAATGCTTCATGATGTTACACCGGAAGAAAGATATGAGGGCCGATTGAAACACAGCCGACCAGTGCTTGATAAATTCAAGGAATGGCTCAAATACTGGAGTCCAAGAGTAACTCCCAAAAGTTCATTAGGAAAAGCAATCCAATACTGCCGGAACCAGTGGGACAAGCTGGAGGCCTTTATGCTGGACGGCAGGCTAGAGATTGATAACAACCGAAGTGAACGGTCGATAAAGCCTTTTGTAATCGGGAGGAAGAATTGGCTGTTTAGCAACACGCCTAAAGGAGCCAATGCCAGCGCAACAATTTACAGTATTGTGGAGACGGCAAAAGAGAATGGGTTGAACCCGTTTGAATATCTTACTTATCTCTTTGAACGTCTACCGAATATAAATATCAAGGATCAACATGCATTAGACACCTTGTTGCCATGGTCAGCAAATCTTCTGGGTCATTGCAAAGTGCCCAATAAATAATATATATTATGCCCCTGCTAAATCAAAGGTGGGGGCTATTTGACGCTTACCCGAGAGCCACCGGTATTCTGCAAGAACATTAATACTTCCCATATAAATCCATAAAAGCAAACTACCAAACAGCAGGCAGAAAATCATTTGACTTCATAAACCGCTTATTAATCAGTGTTTTCACTATCCCCTATTTCTCCATCCTCGACATAAATATAATACCACTTATCCCCATAGATAGTGTTCACATCATTGATATCTGCATTTTTAGGCAATGTCAACTGATTTTTGAAAACATATCTGCCTATACAGTTAACTAAAAATTACAGCTTATTTGCTTCAGTATTTTTCATTTCGGCTTCTTTTTTAGCGTTTTAATTCTTCCATCTCTTTATAATAAGCATCTGTTTTAGCATGTGCTTCCTGCACGCGCTCAACCATACCGTCTTCGTAAATATCCTCTGCAAGGAAGTAAAGGATGTTGAGAGGCTCCCCTGGACGCTTGCCATCATTATTCTCATCCTTAGGCTTCTCCAATGTAAAGTCAATAGAATAGAAGGGCACATCAGCCTTATCAAATCTATTTTTGATATCAATTAGGATTTCTGCCGCTTTTTCTTCGGAAACTTCATCCGAATCCACATAGATTACAAGATGTCCGTATTTCCTGCCCATTTCCTTGATATCATATTCTTTGTCCAATTCTAAATCCGACATGCTCAAATAATTTATATTCTGAAAATAACTCGACCTGCTATCAATTACAAGCTCACCAAAAGCGATATTGCTTTTATACGGAAAGTCTCCAGCTTTTAAAACAGTGTTTACGAGTTTACGATAAGCTTCTTCTAATCGCATGGCAGTATTCCAACCGCTCATTACCTGGTTGGCATAGTCATCACGTTTGATACGACCGAATCCATCAGAATAGATGGCAAAGCGTGTATCAATGCTTTTTTTTGAAACCACATGGGCAAAATAGCTGTTGTTTTTAAAGTTATAGCCGACTCTATCAATATATAAGTCAGGATCATCAAAATTCTCTATAAGATATTTCTGAGAACTGTTTTTTACTATCAGCTTTGAAACCGGATTTCCAAACAGGGAGTTTGCTATCCAGAGGATGATGCCTAATATCAAAATAATCGGAAGTAAAATCAGTATAACGGTTTTTTTATTCATAATGCTATTCTCCGTCAAATAATATCTTTTTATCCTAAATATTATAACAAGATTCTTTTAGTAAAACAAAGAGTATTTCCATATATATGTCATTGTAATCAACATATATACTATGTAACTCCTATAATAAAGAGATATGCTGGTCTGAAGCCTGCATATCTCTTTATTCTTTACCAAAGCCATCCCAATTGCTCAACTAAATGGCTT encodes the following:
- the tnpB gene encoding IS66 family insertion sequence element accessory protein TnpB (TnpB, as the term is used for proteins encoded by IS66 family insertion elements, is considered an accessory protein, since TnpC, encoded by a neighboring gene, is a DDE family transposase.) — encoded protein: MLSIAGTDKVYLACGSTDMRKSIDGLAAIVQQSFALDPFSSCLFVFCNKKRDKLKILQWEHNGFWLYYRRLEKGKFQWPKESCGTPMKVGVRELGWLLDGLSLEQKQAHKKVTVSAVI
- the tnpC gene encoding IS66 family transposase, with protein sequence MENTVKSTVTIEKLQTEIEILKQEKAELEAKLKWFEEQFRLHQHKLFGRSSEKTEVPEQLNLFNEAESEAKPAVPEPTLEEITYKRRKKQGHREEMLKDIPVETIEYRLPEEEQVCDCCGGKLHEMSKEVRREIEIIPAQVRVKEHVQYVYGCRNCEKNEISTPIVTAPMPKPALPGSLASASAIAHVMTEKFVKGLPLYRQEQDWERMGIEISRQTMANWMIQSSDRWLRPIYERMREHLQQRDILHSDDTTLQVLKEPGRAADSTSYMWLYRTGREGPPIILYDYQTTRAGKHPKKFLEGFKGYLHTDGYDGYSGMPGIIQVGCWAHARRYFVDALKAMPPKKDDKPTVTEEGLAFCNNLFEIEKMLHDVTPEERYEGRLKHSRPVLDKFKEWLKYWSPRVTPKSSLGKAIQYCRNQWDKLEAFMLDGRLEIDNNRSERSIKPFVIGRKNWLFSNTPKGANASATIYSIVETAKENGLNPFEYLTYLFERLPNINIKDQHALDTLLPWSANLLGHCKVPNK